A genomic stretch from Harpia harpyja isolate bHarHar1 chromosome 26 unlocalized genomic scaffold, bHarHar1 primary haplotype SUPER_26_unloc_3, whole genome shotgun sequence includes:
- the LOC128138006 gene encoding LOW QUALITY PROTEIN: red-sensitive opsin-like (The sequence of the model RefSeq protein was modified relative to this genomic sequence to represent the inferred CDS: deleted 1 base in 1 codon), whose product MAAGWETAVFAARRRHEDEDTTRDSVFTYTNSNNTRGPFEGPNYHIAPRWVYNLTSLWMIFVVVASVFTNGLVLVATWKFKKLRHPLNWILVNLAVADLGETVIASTISVINQIFGYFVLGHPLCIIEGYTVSACGITALWSLAIISWERWFVVCKPFGNIKFDGKLAVAGILFSWIWSCAWTAPPIFGWSRYWPHGLKTSCGPDVFSGSSDPGVQSYMVVLMVTCCFFPLTIIILCYLQVWLAIRAVAAQQKESESTQKAEKEVSRMVVVMIVAYCFCWGPYTIFACFAAANPGYAFHPLAAALPAYFAKSATIYNPIIYVFMNRQFRNCILQLFGKKVDDGSEVSTSRTEVSSVSNSSVSPA is encoded by the exons ATGGCGGCGGGCTGGGAGACGGCGGTGTTCGCGGCGCGCCGGCGGCACGAGGACGAGGACACGACGCGGGACAGCGTCTTCACCTACACCAACAGCAACAACACCCGCG GTCCCTTCGAGGGTCCCAACTACCACATCGCCCCGCGGTGGGTCTACAACCTGACCTCGCTGTGGATGATCTTCGTGGTGGTGGCCTCCGTCTTCACCAAcgggctggtgctggtggccacCTGGAAGTTCAAGAAGCTGCGTCACCCCCTCAACTGGATCCTGGTCAACCTGGCGGTGGCCGACCTGGGGGAGACCGTCATCGCCAGCACCATCAGCGTCATCAACCAGATCTTCGGCTACTTCGTCCTGGGCCACCCGCTCTGCATCATCGAGGGCTACACCGTCTCCGCCTGCG gcATCACGGCGCTGTGGTCGTTGGCCATCATCTCCTGGGAGCGGTGGTTCGTCGTCTGCAAACCCTTCGGCAACATCAAGTTCGACGGGAAGCTGGCGGTGGCCGGCATCCTCTTCTCCTGGATCTGGTCCTGCGCCTGGACCGCGCCCCCCATCTTCGGCTGGAGcag GTACTGG CCCCACGGGCTGAAGACGTCCTGCGGCCCCGACGTGTTCAGCGGCAGCTCGGACCCGGGGGTGCAGTCCTACATGGTGGTGCTGATGGTcacctgctgcttcttccccctcACCATCATCATCCTCTGCTACCTCCAAGTCTGGCTGGCCATTCGGGcg GTGGCCGCCCAGCAGAAGGAATCGGAGTCGACGCAGAAGGCGGAGAAGGAAGTGTCGCgcatggtggtggtgatgatcgTGGCCTACTGCTTCTGCTGGGGGCCCTACACCATCTTCGCCTGCTTCGCCGCCGCCAACCCCGGCTACGCCTTCCACCCGCTggccgccgccctgcccgcctACTTCGCCAAGAGCGCCACCATCTACAACCCCATCATCTACGTCTTCATGAACCGGCAG TTCCGCAACTGCATCCTGCAGCTCTTTGGGAAGAAGGTGGACGACGGCTCCGAGGTCTCCACCTCCCGCACCGAGGTCTCCTCCGTCTCCAACTCCTCCGTCTCGCCCGCGtag